Proteins co-encoded in one uncultured Bacteroides sp. genomic window:
- a CDS encoding F0F1 ATP synthase subunit delta, with product MNIGIIPMRYAKALFAFAQDKSMEEKVYAEMSMLSQSFAEHSSLKTILDNPVMKSKEKQKLICTAAGTQVSDVFVRFVDLVLLHKREKHLQSIALMYQDLYRKAKFISIGSLVTASPLNAETEANMKKMLMKDKKGTLEFKTSVDPEILGGFIFGLDTYRLDASIATQLKRVKNQFMDKNRKSI from the coding sequence ATGAATATAGGTATTATTCCCATGCGTTACGCTAAAGCGTTATTTGCTTTTGCACAGGACAAAAGTATGGAAGAGAAAGTCTATGCAGAGATGAGCATGTTGTCTCAAAGCTTTGCTGAACATTCTTCTCTGAAAACCATACTGGATAATCCGGTGATGAAGAGTAAAGAAAAGCAGAAGCTGATATGCACTGCGGCCGGTACTCAGGTAAGCGATGTATTTGTACGCTTCGTTGATTTGGTGTTGCTTCATAAGAGAGAAAAACACCTGCAATCTATAGCTTTGATGTATCAGGATTTATACCGCAAAGCTAAATTTATCTCCATCGGGTCATTGGTAACAGCATCTCCTTTGAATGCTGAAACTGAAGCTAATATGAAGAAAATGCTGATGAAGGACAAAAAAGGTACACTGGAATTTAAAACTTCAGTAGATCCTGAGATTCTGGGTGGTTTTATTTTTGGTTTAGATACCTACCGCTTGGATGCTAGTATTGCGACGCAACTTAAACGGGTGAAGAACCAGTTTATGGATAAGAATAGAAAAAGTATATAA
- a CDS encoding TolC family protein, with amino-acid sequence MKKKNIALLSLFLLSGLSISAQEVLTLEQCKKLALENNVKIRNARLEQSASNETKKEAFTNYFPVVSATGEGFNANKGIISLDLAGMSMSMLKNGVVGGVTATQPVFAGGKIANGNKLAQLGTEVSGYQMKLSEDEVSVTAEQYYWQIVSLQEKMKTIQIVEKMLENLHKDVTAAYKAGTTNKNDVLRVELKQNEIASNKLKVENGLSISKLALCQYMGIASKDFVTDTAAFSSLASPLEYKVNHEETLRNRTEYKLLDKNVEANRLQTKMKIGEYMPQVAVGAGYMYNYLMDKNSSFGILYATVSVPISGWWGGSHAIKKQKLNEKMAENTKQNNSELLIIQMQQLWNELEEAYKQVNLAEKSVQSSSENLRLNTDFYKAGTVALNDLLDAETLLQQSRDQNTEARVNYLVKKTKYLQATGR; translated from the coding sequence ATGAAAAAGAAAAATATAGCACTCCTAAGTCTTTTCCTGCTGAGCGGATTAAGCATCTCTGCTCAAGAGGTGCTCACGCTGGAACAATGCAAGAAACTGGCCTTGGAGAACAACGTAAAAATAAGAAATGCCCGATTGGAACAGAGCGCTTCCAATGAAACAAAGAAAGAGGCTTTCACAAACTATTTCCCTGTGGTGAGTGCCACAGGAGAAGGATTTAACGCCAATAAAGGAATAATTTCCCTTGATCTGGCGGGAATGAGCATGTCAATGCTAAAAAATGGAGTTGTTGGCGGGGTAACTGCCACACAGCCTGTCTTTGCCGGCGGAAAAATCGCAAATGGAAACAAACTGGCTCAGCTTGGCACTGAGGTAAGCGGATATCAGATGAAACTTTCCGAAGATGAAGTATCGGTTACTGCTGAGCAATATTATTGGCAAATTGTTTCCCTGCAAGAAAAGATGAAGACTATTCAGATAGTTGAGAAGATGCTTGAAAATCTGCACAAGGATGTTACCGCTGCTTACAAAGCCGGAACAACTAACAAGAACGATGTATTGAGAGTTGAACTTAAGCAAAACGAAATTGCAAGCAATAAGCTGAAAGTGGAAAATGGTCTTTCTATCTCAAAACTAGCCTTATGCCAGTATATGGGTATTGCATCAAAAGATTTTGTTACGGACACAGCTGCTTTCAGTTCTTTGGCATCTCCGCTGGAATATAAAGTAAACCACGAAGAGACATTGCGTAACCGTACTGAATATAAATTGCTGGATAAGAATGTAGAGGCCAATCGACTTCAGACAAAAATGAAAATCGGAGAATATATGCCTCAGGTTGCAGTTGGTGCGGGATATATGTATAATTATTTAATGGATAAAAATAGTAGCTTCGGCATTCTTTATGCCACAGTTTCGGTACCAATATCCGGATGGTGGGGCGGTTCTCATGCCATAAAAAAGCAAAAGCTGAATGAGAAAATGGCCGAGAATACTAAGCAAAACAATAGCGAATTGCTTATTATTCAGATGCAACAGCTGTGGAATGAGCTGGAAGAGGCATATAAACAAGTTAATCTGGCAGAGAAATCTGTGCAGTCATCTTCTGAGAACCTTCGGTTGAATACAGATTTCTACAAAGCCGGAACTGTTGCTTTAAATGATTTACTGGATGCTGAGACTCTTTTACAGCAAAGCAGGGATCAGAATACCGAAGCAAGGGTAAATTACCTGGTGAAGAAAACCAAGTATCTACAAGCAACTGGAAGATAA
- the atpF gene encoding F0F1 ATP synthase subunit B, giving the protein MSLLQPEFGLLFWMLLSFVVVFIILAKYGFPVITKMVEDRKQFIDKSLEAAKTANEQLAGIKADGEAMLAEAREEQVKILNDAAAIREKIINEAKVSAQLEAKKQLDEVRIQIQSEKDEAIRDVRRQIAVLSVDIAEKVIRSSLKKDKEQMDMIDRLLDEVTVSKS; this is encoded by the coding sequence ATGTCATTATTACAACCAGAATTCGGACTTCTATTCTGGATGCTCCTCTCTTTTGTGGTGGTATTTATCATCCTTGCTAAGTACGGTTTTCCTGTCATCACTAAGATGGTGGAAGATCGCAAGCAATTTATCGATAAATCACTCGAAGCTGCCAAAACCGCTAATGAACAGTTGGCTGGTATTAAAGCCGATGGAGAAGCTATGCTGGCTGAAGCCCGTGAAGAACAGGTGAAAATCCTGAATGATGCAGCTGCTATTCGTGAGAAAATTATTAACGAAGCAAAAGTTAGTGCACAACTGGAAGCCAAAAAACAATTAGATGAAGTCAGAATCCAGATTCAGTCCGAGAAAGATGAAGCTATTCGTGATGTACGCCGTCAGATAGCAGTTCTTTCTGTTGATATTGCCGAAAAGGTAATTCGTAGCAGTCTGAAGAAAGACAAGGAACAGATGGATATGATCGATCGTTTGTTGGATGAAGTGACAGTTTCAAAATCGTAA
- the atpC gene encoding ATP synthase F1 subunit epsilon, with the protein MKLEILSPERSLYNGDVDVVILPGTLGRFTVLQDHAPLISSLEKGIITIKPYEGEEVELSIKGGFVEVKQNIVTVCIEK; encoded by the coding sequence ATGAAATTAGAAATATTATCACCTGAACGGTCCCTATATAATGGAGATGTAGACGTTGTAATCTTACCGGGTACACTTGGAAGGTTCACTGTACTGCAAGACCATGCCCCGTTAATATCTTCTTTAGAGAAGGGAATCATAACAATAAAACCTTATGAGGGAGAAGAAGTGGAACTGTCAATTAAAGGAGGATTTGTAGAAGTCAAGCAGAACATTGTGACTGTTTGCATTGAAAAATAG
- a CDS encoding PspC domain-containing protein yields MKKTLTVNLGGTVFHIDEDAYHLLDKYLSNLKMHFRKEEGADEIVKDMELRISELFTEKVNAGFQVISIDYVEEVINRMGKPEELSDDEVKEENKTGQQGQGSYTGAKETAQAHRRFYRNPDDKILGGVASGLASYMGWDPTLVRLLIFVLAFFGVGVVIPIYIVCWIVVPEACTAAEKLAMRGEKVTVENIGKTVTEGFEKVSSGVNDYVNSGKPRTTLQKLGDAFVQVVGVCLKIVLVLLAIVLSPVLFVLLIVLFALIIAAIGVVFGGGAAFIHWFPLMDWGMASLSPSSGILVCITGIALVGIPLAGIVYSIFCHLLDWKPMSRNVKLVLIILWIISLIASAILFPTITLPYWIHHGSIDVVGC; encoded by the coding sequence ATGAAGAAAACATTGACTGTAAATTTAGGAGGGACGGTTTTCCATATTGATGAAGATGCGTACCATTTGCTTGATAAATATCTTTCTAATCTTAAAATGCATTTTCGCAAAGAGGAGGGAGCTGATGAGATTGTGAAGGATATGGAGTTAAGAATCTCAGAGTTGTTTACGGAAAAGGTGAATGCTGGATTTCAGGTGATATCTATTGATTACGTAGAAGAGGTAATCAACCGTATGGGAAAACCTGAAGAACTCTCTGATGATGAAGTTAAAGAAGAAAACAAAACTGGTCAGCAAGGACAGGGTAGTTATACAGGAGCCAAAGAAACAGCTCAGGCTCATCGTCGTTTTTATCGTAATCCAGATGATAAGATATTGGGTGGTGTGGCATCCGGTTTGGCTTCATATATGGGATGGGATCCCACATTAGTTCGTCTGCTGATATTTGTTCTTGCATTCTTTGGGGTAGGAGTTGTCATTCCAATCTATATAGTTTGCTGGATTGTAGTTCCTGAAGCATGCACTGCTGCAGAGAAGTTGGCAATGCGTGGGGAAAAGGTAACCGTGGAGAATATAGGTAAAACAGTTACAGAAGGATTTGAAAAAGTTTCGAGCGGAGTAAATGATTACGTAAATTCAGGTAAACCCCGTACAACATTACAGAAATTAGGTGATGCATTTGTTCAGGTAGTAGGAGTTTGCCTTAAAATTGTACTTGTATTACTCGCAATTGTACTAAGCCCTGTATTATTTGTATTGCTGATTGTGCTTTTTGCATTGATCATTGCGGCTATCGGAGTCGTTTTTGGCGGTGGGGCAGCTTTCATTCACTGGTTTCCTTTAATGGATTGGGGTATGGCTTCTTTGTCTCCTAGTAGTGGAATATTAGTTTGTATTACAGGTATTGCCTTGGTAGGCATTCCATTGGCAGGAATCGTTTATTCTATCTTTTGCCATCTGCTTGACTGGAAACCAATGTCTCGAAATGTAAAATTGGTGCTAATCATTCTTTGGATAATCAGTCTTATTGCATCGGCAATTTTATTCCCAACTATAACTTTACCATATTGGATACACCACGGTTCAATTGATGTTGTTGGATGTTAA
- a CDS encoding transposase: METRPTSSRSLDAYYHINGDTFEKQYKEVLSGYRRWNEYSHADEWLIFPDNVGKRLCIDETSISDGELYTIVSNPEARGRKGSLVALVKGVSSNDVIDTLKLIPEDKRSVVEEVTMDLSNSMNLIIRRCFPKAKRTIDRFHVQKLACDALQEMRIAHRWDAIQADTDAKEEAKEKGEDYQPTTFANGDTQKQLLARSRYLLFKSMDKWTESQKERAAILFDIYPDIKEAYSLTHSLRMIFNKNTVKDAARMSLARWYDKVDNSGFKSFNVIAGTLYEHYDEVLNFFTNRATNAFAESFNAKIKQFRAQLRGVIDIKFFFFRLSKLYA, translated from the coding sequence ATGGAGACGAGACCTACGAGCTCCCGTTCGCTTGATGCTTATTATCATATAAACGGGGATACGTTTGAAAAACAGTATAAAGAAGTCCTGAGTGGCTATCGTCGATGGAATGAATATTCTCATGCGGATGAGTGGCTTATATTCCCGGATAATGTTGGTAAACGGCTTTGCATTGATGAGACATCCATAAGTGACGGCGAGCTTTATACCATAGTCTCCAACCCAGAAGCGCGTGGGAGAAAAGGGTCACTGGTAGCTTTGGTTAAAGGTGTTTCCTCAAATGATGTAATCGATACTTTAAAACTTATACCTGAAGATAAACGATCTGTCGTGGAAGAAGTTACAATGGACCTATCCAATAGCATGAATCTTATAATCCGAAGATGTTTTCCCAAAGCCAAGCGTACAATTGATCGTTTCCATGTTCAAAAGTTGGCATGTGATGCATTACAGGAAATGAGAATAGCACATCGTTGGGATGCCATTCAAGCCGATACGGATGCAAAAGAAGAAGCTAAGGAAAAAGGAGAAGATTATCAGCCAACCACATTTGCAAACGGTGATACGCAAAAACAATTGTTGGCAAGGAGTCGATATTTACTGTTCAAATCCATGGACAAATGGACGGAAAGCCAAAAGGAAAGAGCGGCAATATTGTTTGATATCTATCCCGATATAAAAGAAGCTTATTCTCTAACGCACTCACTGAGAATGATATTCAACAAGAACACGGTGAAGGATGCCGCCAGGATGTCACTTGCACGTTGGTATGACAAAGTGGACAACTCTGGCTTTAAAAGCTTTAATGTCATAGCAGGAACATTGTACGAACATTACGACGAGGTATTGAACTTCTTTACAAACAGGGCTACCAATGCGTTTGCAGAATCTTTTAATGCAAAGATCAAACAATTTAGGGCACAGCTTAGAGGAGTGATTGATATAAAGTTTTTCTTCTTTAGATTGAGTAAGCTTTATGCCTAG
- the atpB gene encoding F0F1 ATP synthase subunit A, whose product MKSLKNNIRRYTWLLLLIFIPMLSVSAQESKGNGGVDVKNIVFGHIGDSYEWHITTWGETHISIPLPVIIMGNNGEWHMFLSSEFHHSPTAKYEGFYIAKEGQYEGKIVEKDATGAEIRPIDLSITKTAFAIIFNSVLLCIMILSVSCWSKRNPNQAPKGFVGFMELFIMDINDNVIKACIGKGYERYAPYLLTAFFFIFFNNLMGLIPIFPGGANVTGNIAITFTLAFFTFLITNLFATKEYWKEIFWPEVPMALKPIMIPIEIVGIITKPFALMIRLFANMMAGHSVILSLVCLVFITAAMGPVMNGSMTVVSVFFGIFMNLMELLVAYIQAYVFTMLSAVFIGLSKVEPHHAN is encoded by the coding sequence ATGAAAAGCTTAAAGAATAATATAAGAAGGTATACATGGCTGTTGTTGTTGATATTTATACCCATGTTGTCAGTCTCTGCTCAGGAGTCCAAAGGAAATGGTGGGGTCGATGTGAAAAACATTGTATTCGGTCATATTGGCGATTCCTATGAATGGCACATTACAACGTGGGGTGAGACGCATATCTCTATTCCGCTGCCTGTTATCATAATGGGAAACAATGGAGAGTGGCACATGTTCCTTTCCTCCGAGTTCCATCATTCTCCAACAGCAAAATATGAAGGCTTTTATATTGCTAAGGAAGGACAGTATGAAGGAAAAATAGTAGAAAAGGATGCTACAGGTGCAGAGATAAGACCCATTGACTTATCTATTACTAAAACAGCTTTTGCTATAATCTTTAATAGTGTTCTTCTCTGTATCATGATCCTTAGCGTGTCTTGCTGGTCAAAAAGAAATCCAAATCAGGCTCCGAAAGGTTTTGTAGGATTTATGGAATTATTTATCATGGATATTAATGATAATGTGATAAAGGCTTGTATAGGAAAGGGATATGAACGTTATGCTCCATATTTACTTACTGCATTTTTCTTTATCTTCTTTAATAACTTGATGGGGCTGATTCCAATATTCCCGGGGGGAGCAAATGTAACAGGTAATATTGCAATTACATTTACATTGGCTTTCTTTACATTCTTGATTACCAATCTTTTTGCTACCAAAGAATATTGGAAAGAAATTTTTTGGCCGGAAGTACCTATGGCGCTAAAGCCTATTATGATTCCAATTGAAATTGTCGGTATTATCACTAAGCCATTTGCATTGATGATTCGTCTCTTTGCAAATATGATGGCAGGACACTCAGTTATTTTAAGTCTTGTTTGCCTGGTGTTTATTACTGCAGCAATGGGACCGGTGATGAATGGCTCAATGACAGTTGTATCTGTGTTCTTCGGGATTTTTATGAATCTTATGGAGCTTTTGGTTGCATACATCCAGGCATATGTATTCACAATGCTTTCAGCTGTGTTTATCGGATTGTCTAAGGTTGAACCACATCATGCTAATTAA
- the atpA gene encoding F0F1 ATP synthase subunit alpha, which translates to MSENIKASEVSEVLRMQLEGIDTSLQFDEVGTVLQVSDGVARIYGLRNAEANELLEFDNGIKAIVMNLEEDNVGAVLLGPTDQIKEGYIVKRTRRIASINVGEGMLGRVINPLGEPLDGKGEISGERCEMPLERKAPGVIFRQPVNQPLQTGLKAVDAMIPIGRGQRELIIGDRQTGKTSIAIDTIINQRSNFEAGDPVYCIYVAIGQKGSTVATIVNTLKEKGAMDYTIVVSATASDPAALQYFAPFAGAAIGEYFRDSGRHALVVYDDLSKQAVAYREVSLILRRPSGREAYPGDIFYLHSRLLERSAKIIAQQEIACQMNDLPVSMKDKVKGGGSLTALPIIETQAGDVSAYIPTNVISITDGQIFLDTDLFNQGNRPAINVGISVSRVGGNAQIKAMKKVAGTLKIDQAQFRELEAFTKFGGDMDPVTALTINKGQKNTRLLVQPQYTPMPVEQQIAILYCGTHGLLKSVKLDKVHEFEKNFLLELQNNHQTDVLDVLKKGIINDEVSAIIEKEAESIAKVYSK; encoded by the coding sequence ATGTCCGAAAATATAAAAGCAAGTGAAGTTTCCGAAGTGTTGCGCATGCAACTTGAAGGAATTGATACCAGCCTTCAGTTCGATGAAGTGGGGACAGTACTTCAAGTCAGTGACGGCGTAGCCCGTATCTATGGTCTGAGGAATGCTGAAGCTAACGAGCTGCTGGAGTTCGACAATGGTATTAAGGCCATTGTGATGAACCTTGAAGAAGATAATGTAGGAGCGGTGTTACTTGGTCCTACAGATCAGATTAAGGAAGGATATATAGTAAAACGTACCAGACGTATTGCCTCTATCAATGTAGGTGAGGGTATGTTGGGACGTGTAATCAACCCGCTTGGTGAGCCACTTGATGGTAAGGGTGAAATTTCTGGCGAACGTTGTGAAATGCCATTGGAACGTAAAGCTCCTGGGGTAATTTTCCGTCAGCCGGTAAATCAACCATTGCAAACGGGACTGAAAGCTGTAGATGCTATGATTCCTATTGGTCGAGGCCAACGTGAGTTGATCATTGGTGACCGTCAGACAGGAAAGACATCTATTGCTATTGATACTATTATCAACCAAAGAAGTAATTTCGAAGCCGGTGATCCTGTATATTGTATCTATGTTGCAATAGGACAAAAAGGTTCCACTGTTGCTACAATTGTTAATACGCTGAAAGAAAAAGGTGCAATGGATTATACCATTGTTGTTTCTGCAACTGCATCTGATCCTGCTGCGCTTCAATATTTTGCACCATTTGCCGGTGCTGCTATTGGCGAATATTTCCGTGATAGCGGACGTCATGCGTTAGTTGTTTATGATGACTTATCCAAACAGGCTGTTGCTTACCGTGAAGTTTCTCTTATTCTTCGCCGTCCTTCAGGGCGTGAAGCTTATCCGGGTGATATCTTCTATCTGCATTCACGTCTGCTGGAGCGTTCTGCTAAGATTATTGCTCAGCAAGAAATTGCATGTCAGATGAATGACCTCCCTGTAAGTATGAAAGATAAAGTGAAAGGTGGTGGTTCTTTGACTGCTCTTCCAATTATTGAAACTCAGGCAGGAGACGTATCAGCATATATTCCTACCAATGTAATTTCAATTACCGATGGTCAGATATTCCTTGATACCGACTTATTCAACCAAGGTAACCGTCCTGCAATCAACGTAGGTATTTCTGTATCACGTGTGGGTGGTAATGCTCAGATTAAGGCAATGAAGAAAGTGGCCGGTACATTAAAAATTGACCAGGCACAGTTCCGTGAATTGGAAGCATTTACCAAGTTTGGTGGTGATATGGACCCGGTTACTGCACTTACCATCAACAAAGGACAAAAGAATACCCGTTTGCTTGTACAGCCGCAGTATACTCCAATGCCGGTTGAACAACAGATTGCTATTTTGTATTGTGGAACACATGGTTTGCTGAAATCAGTTAAGCTGGACAAAGTGCATGAGTTTGAGAAGAACTTTTTATTAGAACTTCAGAATAATCATCAGACAGATGTGCTCGATGTACTGAAAAAAGGTATTATCAATGATGAAGTTTCTGCAATTATTGAAAAAGAAGCAGAATCTATTGCGAAAGTCTATAGTAAATAG
- the atpD gene encoding F0F1 ATP synthase subunit beta gives MSQIVGHISQVIGPVVDVFFESTGEKIQLPSIHDAMEIKRSNGKTLIVEVQQHIGENTVRSVAMDSTDGLQRGLEAVSLGSPITMPVGDQVKGRLMNVIGEAVDGMEKLDMTGSYPIHREPPKFDELTTSREVLFTGIKVIDLLEPYAKGGKIGLFGGAGVGKTVLIMELINNIAKKGNGFSVFAGVGERTREGNDLLREMIESGVIRYGEEFKKSMAEGNWDLSLVDKEEMAKSQATLVYGQMNEPPGARASVALSGLTVAESFRDSGAADGVQKDILLFIDNIFRFTQAGSEVSALLGRMPSAVGYQPTLATEMGVMQERITSTKNGSITSVQAVYVPADDLTDPAPATTFSHLDATTVLSRKITELGIYPAVDPLESTSRILDPLVVGQEHYDTAQRVKQILQRNKELQDIIAILGMEELSDEDRLTVNRARRVQRFLSQPFTVAEQFTGVKGVIVSIEDTIKGFNMIMDGDVDYLPESAFLNVGTIEEAIEKGKKLLDQAK, from the coding sequence ATGTCACAAATTGTAGGGCATATCTCACAAGTAATCGGTCCGGTAGTGGATGTGTTCTTTGAGAGTACGGGTGAAAAGATACAGTTACCAAGCATTCATGATGCTATGGAAATTAAGCGTTCCAATGGTAAAACGCTTATCGTTGAAGTTCAACAACACATTGGTGAAAATACGGTTCGTTCAGTTGCTATGGATAGTACAGACGGATTGCAGAGAGGACTTGAAGCAGTTTCTTTGGGATCACCAATTACAATGCCTGTTGGCGATCAGGTAAAAGGACGTTTGATGAATGTAATTGGAGAGGCTGTTGATGGCATGGAGAAACTAGACATGACTGGTTCTTATCCTATTCACCGTGAACCTCCTAAATTCGATGAATTAACAACTTCAAGAGAAGTCTTATTTACTGGGATAAAGGTAATAGACCTTTTGGAACCTTATGCCAAAGGTGGTAAAATTGGATTGTTCGGCGGTGCCGGTGTAGGTAAAACTGTACTTATTATGGAGTTGATCAACAACATTGCCAAAAAAGGAAATGGTTTCTCTGTTTTTGCCGGTGTTGGTGAACGTACTCGTGAAGGTAACGATTTGCTTCGTGAAATGATTGAGTCTGGTGTTATTCGCTATGGTGAAGAATTTAAAAAATCAATGGCCGAAGGAAATTGGGATTTATCTTTAGTTGATAAAGAAGAAATGGCTAAGTCTCAGGCTACATTGGTGTATGGTCAGATGAATGAACCTCCAGGTGCACGTGCTTCTGTTGCTCTTTCCGGTTTAACAGTTGCTGAATCATTCCGCGATTCAGGTGCGGCTGACGGAGTTCAAAAAGACATTTTGTTATTTATTGATAATATTTTCCGTTTTACTCAGGCTGGTTCTGAGGTATCAGCTTTGTTGGGACGTATGCCTTCTGCTGTAGGATACCAACCTACACTGGCTACAGAGATGGGTGTTATGCAGGAACGTATTACTTCTACGAAGAATGGTTCTATCACTTCTGTTCAGGCTGTTTATGTGCCTGCTGATGACTTGACCGACCCTGCTCCGGCAACTACATTCTCTCACTTGGATGCAACTACCGTACTTAGTCGTAAGATTACTGAACTTGGTATTTATCCGGCTGTAGATCCTTTGGAGTCAACTTCACGTATTCTAGATCCGCTTGTAGTTGGTCAGGAACACTATGATACAGCTCAACGAGTAAAACAGATTCTTCAACGTAACAAAGAGCTTCAGGATATTATTGCAATTCTTGGTATGGAAGAGCTTTCAGATGAAGACCGTTTGACTGTAAACCGTGCCCGCCGTGTACAGCGTTTCTTGTCTCAACCATTTACAGTGGCTGAACAGTTTACCGGTGTTAAAGGAGTAATTGTTTCTATTGAAGACACAATTAAGGGATTCAATATGATTATGGATGGTGACGTTGATTACCTCCCTGAATCTGCTTTCCTGAATGTAGGTACAATTGAAGAAGCCATTGAAAAGGGTAAAAAACTGTTGGATCAGGCTAAATAA
- the atpE gene encoding ATP synthase F0 subunit C, translating to MLGTVLLQAAVAGMGLGKLGAAIGAGIAAVGAGIGIGKIGGSAMEAIARQPESAGDIRMNMIIIAALVEGVALFAVVVCFLAL from the coding sequence ATGTTAGGAACAGTATTGTTACAGGCAGCAGTTGCCGGTATGGGATTAGGTAAATTAGGTGCAGCAATTGGTGCAGGTATTGCAGCAGTAGGAGCAGGTATCGGTATTGGTAAAATTGGTGGTTCTGCAATGGAAGCTATCGCTCGTCAACCTGAATCTGCTGGTGATATTCGTATGAATATGATTATTATCGCTGCCTTGGTTGAAGGTGTTGCCTTATTCGCTGTTGTTGTTTGTTTCTTAGCTCTATAA
- a CDS encoding F0F1 ATP synthase subunit gamma: MASLKEVKGRIASVNSTRKITSAMKMVASAKLHRAQNSITNMLPYEKKLHAMLTAFLSNEADIQSPYMEVRPVKRVAIVAFSSNSSLCGAYNANVARQLNLMVEGYESSIGKENILVYAVGKKIAHEAKKEGFNVAGEFLQMADKPSYQETFDLVQKLMKMFVDKEIDKVELLYHHFKNTASQILTRETYLPVELPPVEKSNENHWALDYIFEPSEADLLATLVPQVLGLRLYTALLDSNASEHAARTMAMQIATDNANEIIQDLTVLYNKSRQQAITNELLDIIGGSFK; encoded by the coding sequence ATGGCATCACTAAAAGAAGTAAAAGGAAGAATAGCATCGGTCAACAGCACCAGGAAGATTACGTCTGCCATGAAAATGGTGGCTTCAGCCAAGCTGCACCGTGCGCAGAATTCTATCACGAATATGCTTCCTTACGAGAAGAAGCTGCATGCCATGCTAACGGCTTTCCTCTCAAATGAAGCCGATATTCAATCACCTTATATGGAGGTACGTCCGGTAAAACGGGTGGCAATTGTTGCATTTTCATCCAACTCCTCTCTTTGCGGGGCATATAATGCCAACGTAGCGCGTCAGTTAAATCTGATGGTGGAAGGGTATGAATCTTCAATTGGTAAGGAAAATATTCTGGTTTATGCTGTAGGCAAGAAAATTGCTCATGAAGCAAAAAAAGAGGGCTTCAACGTTGCAGGAGAGTTTTTGCAGATGGCTGATAAACCGTCCTATCAGGAAACATTTGATCTGGTTCAGAAATTAATGAAGATGTTTGTTGATAAAGAGATTGATAAAGTAGAATTGCTTTATCATCACTTTAAGAACACGGCTTCACAAATACTGACTCGTGAAACTTATTTGCCTGTAGAATTACCACCCGTTGAAAAGTCAAATGAGAATCATTGGGCGCTGGATTATATCTTTGAGCCTTCAGAAGCTGATTTGCTTGCCACTTTGGTACCGCAGGTTCTCGGTTTGAGATTGTATACAGCATTGCTTGACTCAAATGCATCAGAACACGCTGCGCGTACAATGGCTATGCAGATTGCTACTGATAATGCGAATGAAATAATTCAGGATTTGACTGTTTTGTACAATAAATCCCGTCAACAGGCCATTACAAATGAGCTGCTTGATATTATCGGAGGTTCGTTTAAGTAG
- a CDS encoding PadR family transcriptional regulator, whose product MNVDNVKSQMRKGMLEYCILLLVRKEPSYASDIIQKLKEAKLIVVEGTLYPLLTRLKNDDLLEYEWVESTQGPPRKYYKLTPKGEVFLGELELSWKELNETVNHIATN is encoded by the coding sequence ATGAATGTAGACAATGTTAAATCACAAATGCGCAAAGGAATGCTTGAATACTGCATTCTGTTATTAGTGCGCAAAGAACCTTCTTACGCTTCGGATATTATTCAAAAACTGAAGGAGGCTAAGCTGATAGTTGTGGAAGGTACGCTTTATCCGCTGCTCACACGGCTAAAAAACGATGATCTGCTGGAATATGAATGGGTAGAGTCAACCCAAGGTCCTCCCCGTAAATATTATAAGCTTACCCCTAAAGGAGAAGTTTTCCTTGGCGAACTGGAATTGTCCTGGAAAGAGCTGAATGAGACTGTAAATCATATTGCAACTAATTAA